The following coding sequences lie in one Amycolatopsis cihanbeyliensis genomic window:
- a CDS encoding S8 family peptidase, whose product MAGLGITAAAAVVTALTANAPAAAAEGTILGAGGADAIDGSYIVVLEDGLSTQSVHSLAEEYGGTVQRTYTSALRGFAATMSETQAKRAAADPAVAYVEQDRVVTLSADQQNPPSWGQDRVDQRDLPLDDVYSYSTEAGNVSAYIIDTGIRTSHNDFGGRARHGYDFVDNDSNATDCNGHGTHVAGTVGGSAHGLAKGVTLYGVRVLDCQGSGSYSGVIGGIDWVTDNAAKPAVANMSLGGGASTSVDNAVRNSISSGVTYALAAGNDYGANACNTSPARTREAITVGSTTSSDSRSGFSNVGDCLDIFAPGSSITSTWIGGDNATNTISGTSMATPHVAGGAALYLADNPSASPQQVRDALVENGTKGKVGNPGSGSPNVLLYTGSGGSNPPDPEPTDCDPVSNGSQVDIPDAGAAVTSSVTVSGCDRAASADAKVEVHIQHTYRGDLVIDLVAPDGSSYRLKNSGFDSADDVHETYSVNLSGEDANGTWKLQVRDVYQRDIGHIESWTLTP is encoded by the coding sequence GTGGCGGGCCTCGGTATCACCGCTGCCGCGGCCGTGGTCACGGCGCTGACCGCGAATGCCCCGGCGGCAGCCGCCGAGGGCACGATTCTCGGCGCGGGCGGCGCCGACGCGATCGACGGCAGTTACATCGTCGTGCTCGAGGACGGTCTCTCGACCCAGTCGGTTCACTCCCTTGCCGAGGAGTACGGCGGCACCGTGCAGCGGACCTACACCAGCGCCCTGCGCGGGTTCGCGGCGACGATGAGCGAGACACAGGCCAAGCGGGCGGCGGCGGATCCCGCGGTGGCTTATGTGGAGCAGGACCGGGTCGTCACCCTGTCCGCGGACCAGCAGAACCCGCCGTCCTGGGGACAGGACCGGGTCGACCAGCGTGATCTCCCGCTGGACGACGTGTACAGCTACAGCACCGAGGCCGGCAATGTCAGCGCCTACATCATCGACACCGGGATCCGGACCTCGCACAACGACTTCGGGGGCCGTGCCCGGCACGGCTACGACTTCGTGGACAACGACTCCAACGCGACCGACTGCAACGGGCACGGTACCCACGTCGCGGGCACGGTCGGCGGTTCCGCGCACGGCCTCGCCAAGGGCGTCACGCTGTACGGCGTGCGGGTGCTGGACTGCCAGGGTTCCGGCAGTTACTCCGGCGTGATCGGCGGCATCGACTGGGTGACCGACAACGCCGCGAAGCCCGCGGTGGCCAACATGAGCCTCGGCGGCGGCGCCTCGACCTCGGTGGACAACGCCGTGCGCAACTCGATCTCCTCCGGCGTGACCTACGCGCTGGCTGCGGGTAACGACTACGGCGCCAACGCCTGCAACACCTCGCCCGCCCGTACCCGGGAGGCGATCACCGTCGGCTCCACCACGAGCAGCGACTCCCGGTCCGGGTTCTCCAACGTCGGTGACTGCCTGGACATCTTCGCCCCCGGCTCGAGCATCACCTCGACCTGGATCGGCGGCGACAACGCCACCAACACGATCAGTGGTACCTCCATGGCTACCCCGCACGTGGCCGGTGGCGCGGCGCTGTACCTCGCGGACAACCCCTCGGCGAGCCCGCAGCAGGTGCGCGACGCGCTGGTGGAGAACGGCACCAAGGGCAAGGTGGGCAACCCGGGCTCCGGCTCGCCCAACGTGCTGCTCTACACCGGCAGCGGGGGCAGCAACCCGCCGGACCCGGAACCGACCGACTGCGACCCGGTCAGCAACGGCAGCCAGGTGGACATCCCGGACGCCGGTGCCGCGGTGACCAGCTCGGTGACCGTCTCCGGCTGTGACCGCGCCGCCTCCGCCGACGCGAAGGTGGAGGTGCACATCCAGCACACCTACCGCGGTGACCTGGTGATCGACCTGGTGGCGCCGGACGGCAGCAGCTACCGGCTGAAGAACAGCGGCTTCGACTCCGCCGATGACGTGCACGAGACCTACTCGGTCAACCTGAGCGGCGAGGATGCCAACGGCACCTGGAAGCTCCAGGTACGGGACGTGTACCAGCGCGACATCGGCCACATCGAGTCCTGGACCCTCACCCCGTGA